Within Maridesulfovibrio zosterae DSM 11974, the genomic segment GCTCAGGAGTCAGGAACGGACAGTCGCTCTCAAGCACAAGCCTATCAACAGGAATAGCCTTTACAGCCTCCTGTGCAATTTCATTCTTTTTATATGTAATAGGTCCGGGAACTGAGATATACCACCCGTGCTCAATTATCCTCTGCGCAGTTTCAGTATCTCCCCCGAAACAGTGCCAGAGCAACGGGCGACCGGACCAACCGAAATCCTCCAGTATTTCCAGAGTACGCCTGTGGGCATCGCGACTATGAATAACAACCGGAAGATCAAGTTCACGAGCCAGTTCAAGCTGCTCACGAAAAACAGATTCCTGAACATCACCGGGGACCCTGTCCCAATAAAAATCAAGACCTATTTCACCAAGAGCTTTCAAACGCTCATCACTTTGAAAAGCCGAGCGCATGGCATCAATATCAGTCGAAGCAAATTTATCAGCATCGTTAGGATGCACACCCACCAGAAAAAAGACTTCCGGATATTCATCAAAAAGTGCTTTATTCATTTCGTAAGCTTGCGGCCCCAGAAA encodes:
- a CDS encoding TatD family hydrolase, with product MAKKKNRALPQTVGITAPGVETHAHLDLDDFSEDLPEVMARAKECGVGRIGNVFLGPQAYEMNKALFDEYPEVFFLVGVHPNDADKFASTDIDAMRSAFQSDERLKALGEIGLDFYWDRVPGDVQESVFREQLELARELDLPVVIHSRDAHRRTLEILEDFGWSGRPLLWHCFGGDTETAQRIIEHGWYISVPGPITYKKNEIAQEAVKAIPVDRLVLESDCPFLTPEPWRGKRNEPAYVVFTAAKVAELKSMDVNELWSICAENAHRFFSL